Proteins from a genomic interval of Lelliottia amnigena:
- the dmlR_10 gene encoding LysR family transcriptional regulator — protein MAMRAFTRVVETGNFTRAADSLNLPNATLSKLVKSLEAHLGVRLLHRTTRRVVATPEGQDYYEKASRVLIDIEEIDTAFSASQRRPKGYLRIDIGGSTAREVLIPALPDFLQRYPEIKIDLGVSDRPVDLISGNVDCVIRGGPLDDSSLIARHIGDATMVTCATPGYLKAAGVPAYPDELRNGHKLVSYLSPLTGRAFPFRFIIEGEMRELKMQHHIGVNESNAHLAAAVAGMGIIQTFCYAAKEALKDGTLVEILQAWRPASYPFHVVYPQNRHMTHRLRVFIDWLAEIFPSALRG, from the coding sequence ATGGCTATGCGCGCGTTTACGCGGGTGGTGGAAACCGGCAATTTTACGCGGGCTGCGGACTCGCTGAACCTGCCAAATGCCACGTTAAGCAAGCTGGTGAAATCTCTCGAAGCCCATCTGGGCGTGCGTCTTCTACATCGCACCACCCGCCGCGTCGTTGCCACTCCTGAGGGACAGGACTATTACGAAAAAGCCTCGCGAGTGCTCATTGATATCGAGGAGATCGACACCGCGTTTAGCGCGTCCCAGCGCAGGCCGAAAGGCTATCTGCGCATTGATATCGGCGGGTCTACCGCGCGCGAAGTGCTGATCCCGGCGTTACCGGATTTTTTACAGCGCTATCCGGAAATCAAAATCGATTTAGGCGTGTCCGATCGGCCGGTGGATCTGATTAGCGGTAACGTGGATTGTGTGATCCGTGGTGGTCCACTCGATGACTCATCGCTGATTGCGCGTCATATCGGTGATGCGACGATGGTAACCTGCGCGACACCGGGATATCTGAAGGCCGCGGGTGTGCCTGCCTATCCGGATGAATTACGAAACGGGCACAAGCTGGTGAGTTATTTATCGCCACTAACGGGCAGAGCATTCCCCTTTCGCTTTATCATTGAGGGTGAAATGCGGGAATTGAAAATGCAGCATCATATTGGTGTGAACGAAAGCAATGCGCATTTGGCGGCGGCCGTGGCCGGGATGGGGATTATTCAGACCTTTTGCTATGCGGCAAAAGAGGCGCTGAAAGACGGTACGTTGGTTGAGATCCTGCAGGCATGGCGGCCCGCGAGCTACCCTTTTCATGTCGTTTATCCGCAGAACCGGCACATGACGCATCGGCTACGGGTTTTTATCGACTGGCTTGCCGAGATATTCCCTTCGGCACTGCGCGGTTAG
- a CDS encoding beta-lactamase domain-containing protein: MKLNRLALLCTLFTPAVFAAPLTLDTYNPQEKGIFAVSSTLVSGPKEAVLFDAPIQRERW; this comes from the coding sequence ATGAAACTGAACCGCCTTGCCCTGCTCTGCACCCTGTTTACACCTGCCGTGTTTGCCGCGCCGTTGACGCTGGACACGTACAATCCGCAGGAGAAAGGTATTTTTGCTGTCTCCTCTACGCTGGTATCCGGGCCAAAAGAAGCGGTGCTGTTTGACGCCCCAATTCAGCGTGAAAGATGGTGA
- a CDS encoding ABC transporter, with translation MSTLLTAQSLRVDTAFTTLFDSLSFTLKKGDRIGLLGDNGCGKSTLLKILDGTDSPAVGTVALAGHCLMSRVEQHLPEAIYSLTMIDAVLAQLPGD, from the coding sequence ATGAGCACATTACTAACTGCACAATCTTTACGTGTTGATACCGCGTTCACGACGCTCTTCGACTCGCTCTCCTTTACCCTGAAAAAAGGCGACCGCATTGGTTTGCTGGGTGATAACGGCTGCGGCAAAAGTACCCTGCTGAAAATTCTCGACGGCACTGATTCTCCGGCTGTCGGCACAGTCGCACTCGCCGGACACTGCCTGATGTCGCGCGTCGAGCAGCATCTGCCGGAGGCAATTTATTCCCTGACGATGATCGATGCCGTGCTGGCGCAACTCCCCGGCGATTGA
- the maeA_1 gene encoding NAD-dependent malic enzyme encodes MRDRFCWSFPLLNKGSAFSAEERSSFNLLGLLPEVVETIEEQAERAWIQYQGFKTEIDKHIYLRNIQDTNETLFYRLVQNHLEEMMPGDLHPHRRCGVRAFLRDLSSLARRVYLLRESP; translated from the coding sequence ATGCGGGACCGGTTCTGCTGGAGTTTTCCCCTGCTGAACAAAGGGAGCGCGTTTAGCGCCGAAGAGCGCAGCAGCTTCAACCTGCTGGGCTTATTGCCGGAAGTGGTCGAAACCATCGAAGAGCAGGCCGAGCGCGCCTGGATCCAGTATCAGGGTTTCAAAACCGAAATCGATAAGCACATTTACCTGCGAAACATTCAGGATACTAATGAAACCCTCTTCTATCGGCTGGTGCAAAATCATCTCGAAGAGATGATGCCGGGTGATCTACACCCCCACCGTCGGTGCGGCGTGCGAGCGTTTCTCCGAGATTTATCGTCGCTCGCGCGGCGTGTTTATCTCTTACGAGAATCGCCATAA
- the butA gene encoding short-chain dehydrogenase/reductase SDR, with protein sequence MNQPLSDKIALVTGGSTGIGLATAQELAAQGAKVYLTGRRQQELDEAVARVGASATGIRADASRLDDLDKVYAQIAAESGRLDILFANAGGGDMLPLGAITEEHFDRIFGTNVRGVLFTVQKALPLLSVGSSIILTASTVSVKGTANFSVYSASKAAVRNFARSWALDLQGRGIRVNVVSPGPVKTPGLGGLVPEAQRQGLYDALAAQVPLGRIGEPAEVGKAVAFLASDAASFINAVELFVDGGMAQI encoded by the coding sequence ATGAATCAACCACTTTCAGATAAAATTGCACTGGTCACGGGCGGAAGCACGGGCATCGGTCTTGCCACCGCCCAGGAACTGGCGGCACAAGGGGCCAAAGTCTACCTCACCGGACGTCGCCAGCAGGAGCTGGACGAGGCTGTCGCGCGAGTTGGCGCGTCGGCAACGGGTATTCGGGCTGATGCCTCTCGTCTTGACGACCTGGATAAGGTCTACGCGCAGATCGCAGCGGAGTCGGGGCGTCTGGATATTCTGTTTGCAAATGCCGGGGGCGGAGACATGCTGCCGCTGGGAGCCATCACCGAAGAGCATTTTGACAGGATATTCGGGACTAACGTTCGCGGCGTACTGTTCACCGTCCAGAAGGCGTTACCGCTTCTGAGCGTCGGGTCGTCCATCATCCTGACCGCGTCTACCGTTTCGGTAAAAGGTACGGCCAATTTTAGCGTGTATAGCGCCAGTAAGGCCGCAGTAAGAAACTTTGCGCGCTCATGGGCGCTGGATTTGCAGGGGCGTGGCATTCGGGTGAATGTGGTGAGTCCGGGTCCGGTTAAAACACCTGGATTGGGCGGATTGGTTCCTGAGGCGCAGCGTCAGGGTCTTTATGATGCCCTGGCGGCGCAGGTTCCGCTGGGTCGGATTGGTGAGCCGGCGGAAGTCGGTAAAGCCGTTGCGTTTCTGGCCTCCGACGCCGCCAGCTTTATCAATGCCGTTGAACTGTTTGTCGACGGCGGTATGGCCCAGATTTAA
- the algL gene encoding poly(beta-D-mannuronate) lyase, protein MRLLIVLLFISGSACAAQLVPPPGFTRSLPQTAKGKCVPLPAPYTDNLDFRSKYEGSDSARATLNPEAEKAFRQQTKSITDFERGISEMVWRYKRGGDPKTLSCILDGYRRWADANALMSTTANHTGRSMRKWALATLATSWLELDIPQKNTAPERWLSQLADRVVKDWDGLPLEKTNNHSYWAAWSVMAASVALNRQDLFDWSLKEYRIAAHQVDENGQLPNEQKRGARAVAYHNYALQPLVMIASFAKANQVDVTQENHGALARLASYVLREDNTHLEWLEPYCTLSHCDDATLTLRDASRPLKNRRLGGDLTALYQP, encoded by the coding sequence ATGCGCCTACTTATCGTTCTACTCTTTATTTCCGGTTCAGCTTGCGCGGCTCAGCTAGTGCCGCCGCCCGGTTTTACCCGGTCACTCCCGCAGACGGCAAAAGGGAAATGCGTCCCTCTGCCCGCGCCGTATACCGATAATCTGGATTTCCGCAGTAAATACGAAGGGTCGGACAGCGCCCGTGCAACGTTAAATCCTGAAGCAGAAAAGGCCTTTCGCCAGCAGACCAAATCCATTACCGATTTCGAGCGGGGCATCTCGGAAATGGTCTGGCGCTATAAACGCGGTGGCGACCCGAAAACCCTCAGCTGCATTCTGGACGGGTACCGCCGCTGGGCTGACGCGAATGCGCTGATGTCTACCACCGCCAATCATACCGGGCGTTCGATGCGCAAATGGGCGCTGGCAACGCTTGCCACGAGCTGGCTGGAGCTGGATATCCCGCAAAAAAACACAGCACCCGAACGCTGGCTGTCGCAACTGGCCGATCGGGTGGTGAAAGACTGGGACGGACTGCCGCTGGAAAAAACCAATAATCACAGCTACTGGGCAGCGTGGTCGGTAATGGCCGCATCAGTGGCGCTGAATCGTCAGGATCTGTTTGACTGGTCGCTCAAAGAGTACCGCATTGCGGCTCATCAGGTTGATGAGAACGGACAGTTGCCCAACGAACAAAAACGCGGTGCGCGTGCGGTGGCGTATCACAATTACGCCCTTCAACCACTGGTGATGATCGCAAGCTTTGCAAAGGCGAATCAGGTGGATGTCACACAGGAAAATCACGGTGCGCTGGCGCGGCTGGCGAGCTATGTTTTGCGAGAAGATAATACCCATCTGGAATGGCTGGAGCCGTATTGTACGTTATCGCACTGTGACGATGCGACGTTAACGCTGCGGGACGCCAGCCGTCCCTTGAAAAACCGCCGTCTGGGGGGAGATTTGACGGCGTTGTATCAGCCTTAA
- the ppa_2 gene encoding inorganic diphosphatase, with the protein MPLPRSRRAALSNTKTDAKTGFIIADRFQSMPVAYPANYGSLTQSLAGDGDPLDVIFYTRAPLAPGTLIKLRAIGVLKMVDGGEKDDKIVAVPASKIDPTYDDIKELSDLPKIEVQRLEAFFRVYKDLPEGRKKVELSGFNDAATAKQEIKQAWDAWKEKKPQ; encoded by the coding sequence ATGCCGTTACCGAGATCCCGGCGGGCGGCATTATCAAATACGAAAACTGACGCCAAAACCGGTTTTATTATTGCCGATCGTTTCCAGTCGATGCCGGTGGCCTATCCGGCTAACTATGGCTCGCTGACCCAGTCTCTGGCGGGGGATGGCGATCCGCTCGACGTTATTTTCTATACGCGTGCGCCTTTGGCGCCGGGGACGCTCATTAAACTGCGCGCGATTGGCGTGCTGAAAATGGTCGATGGCGGTGAGAAAGACGACAAAATCGTCGCCGTTCCGGCAAGCAAAATCGACCCAACGTACGACGACATTAAAGAGCTCAGCGACCTGCCGAAAATCGAAGTGCAGCGCCTGGAAGCTTTTTTCCGCGTCTATAAAGACTTGCCAGAAGGGCGCAAGAAAGTGGAGCTGAGCGGTTTTAATGATGCCGCTACCGCGAAGCAGGAAATTAAGCAGGCATGGGATGCCTGGAAAGAGAAAAAACCGCAATAA
- a CDS encoding beta-lactamase domain-containing protein yields MTPQFSVKDGEALVEKIRRSGKTLSKIVITSGDPDFYFGLQPLVKAFPNAKVVATQKVVDHIKETKDAKLAFWGPQMKDGAPSELIVPQVIASTTFMVDGEKIDIEQPDSYAAYVWIPSAKAILGGTGVSWGIHVWTADTQSKASRQQWQDTLTEMAARKPTRVIPGHYLGTPPAGSEAIHFTHTYLQQFEQALTAHKDSAAVIATMKKQWPTLAEDSSLELSAKVNTGEMKW; encoded by the coding sequence TTGACGCCCCAATTCAGCGTGAAAGATGGTGAAGCGCTGGTCGAGAAAATTCGTCGCAGCGGCAAAACGCTCAGCAAAATCGTGATCACGTCAGGCGATCCCGATTTCTACTTCGGCCTGCAGCCGCTGGTGAAAGCATTCCCGAATGCAAAAGTGGTCGCCACGCAAAAAGTGGTCGATCACATCAAGGAAACCAAAGATGCCAAGCTGGCCTTCTGGGGACCGCAAATGAAAGACGGCGCGCCGTCTGAGCTCATTGTTCCGCAGGTGATCGCGTCCACGACGTTTATGGTTGACGGCGAGAAGATTGATATCGAACAGCCGGACAGCTACGCCGCCTATGTGTGGATCCCTTCTGCTAAAGCGATTCTCGGCGGCACCGGCGTGTCCTGGGGCATTCACGTCTGGACGGCGGATACTCAAAGCAAAGCGAGCCGCCAGCAGTGGCAAGATACGCTTACCGAAATGGCCGCGCGTAAACCAACGCGTGTGATCCCGGGTCATTACCTCGGAACGCCGCCTGCGGGGTCAGAAGCCATCCATTTTACCCACACTTATCTGCAGCAATTTGAGCAAGCGTTAACGGCGCATAAGGATTCTGCAGCCGTGATTGCCACCATGAAAAAACAGTGGCCAACGCTTGCAGAAGACAGCTCACTGGAACTGAGCGCGAAGGTGAATACCGGCGAAATGAAGTGGTAA
- the dmlR_11 gene encoding LysR family transcriptional regulator, translating to MDRVIAAQVYNRICELGSLSAAARALGISRPMVSRYLEQMEKWAGTRLVHRSTRKLTLTPAGEKVLLKVRNIIQLAQDIEDQSAKDVPAGTLRVACAHFTAMQIVAPMLPDFLSRYPQLRVEMDVNNHPVSLVGERIDVAIRITDNPEPGMIARRLGECRSVLCASPDYLAQKGHPQSIDDLAEHNCLHYSFFAGQSWSLVSAEGDVMTAAVSGNLSASISSLLMEAAINHCGIAMLPELEAQAALKSGALVPVLPAFTPKPIAIYGIYLSRDYQPAALRAFLDALSDCLLQICAPA from the coding sequence ATGGATCGCGTAATCGCCGCCCAGGTCTATAACCGAATTTGTGAGCTCGGGAGTCTGAGTGCCGCTGCGCGCGCACTGGGTATTTCGCGGCCTATGGTGAGCCGTTATCTGGAGCAGATGGAAAAGTGGGCGGGCACGCGGCTCGTTCACCGCTCGACGCGCAAGCTGACGCTTACACCTGCCGGTGAAAAGGTATTGCTGAAAGTGCGCAATATCATTCAACTGGCGCAGGACATCGAAGATCAATCGGCTAAGGATGTCCCCGCCGGTACGCTACGCGTGGCCTGCGCGCATTTTACGGCGATGCAAATCGTCGCACCGATGCTGCCGGATTTCCTCTCTCGCTATCCGCAGCTGCGCGTGGAGATGGATGTTAATAACCATCCGGTAAGTCTGGTGGGCGAACGCATTGATGTGGCGATCCGCATTACTGATAATCCGGAGCCAGGCATGATTGCACGTCGTCTTGGAGAGTGCCGGTCCGTGCTTTGCGCTTCTCCAGACTATCTTGCGCAGAAGGGGCATCCACAGTCGATTGACGACCTGGCGGAGCATAACTGTCTTCATTACAGTTTTTTTGCCGGGCAATCCTGGAGCCTTGTTAGCGCTGAAGGGGACGTGATGACTGCCGCCGTCAGCGGAAATTTGAGCGCCAGTATCTCGTCATTGCTGATGGAAGCGGCGATCAACCATTGCGGTATCGCTATGCTGCCCGAACTGGAGGCGCAAGCGGCGCTGAAGAGCGGGGCGCTTGTGCCGGTGTTACCGGCGTTTACGCCAAAACCGATTGCGATTTATGGTATCTATCTGTCGCGGGATTATCAGCCCGCCGCGTTACGCGCTTTTCTCGATGCGCTGTCCGATTGTCTGCTGCAAATATGCGCTCCGGCCTAA
- a CDS encoding bleomycin resistance protein, with amino-acid sequence MPSTVRGIDHIGITVPDIEQATLFFEIALGAQVLYRSVEPGDDNIDNASQEKTLRLFPGTRIRAIRMLALPNGPGIELFEMHGPEQQPAARPSDFGLQHFAVYVDDFAQAIARFTAAGGEMFTEPKPLTFPDERGEGNAFCYGKTPWGCVIELISWPSPMPYEKYIPLRRWKP; translated from the coding sequence ATGCCATCTACCGTCAGAGGAATTGATCATATCGGTATTACGGTTCCGGATATTGAGCAGGCCACGCTATTTTTTGAAATAGCGTTGGGTGCTCAGGTTCTTTATCGCTCCGTAGAGCCCGGGGACGATAATATCGATAACGCATCACAAGAGAAAACGCTGCGCTTATTTCCCGGCACGCGAATCCGCGCTATTCGTATGCTGGCGCTGCCCAACGGCCCCGGTATTGAACTGTTCGAAATGCACGGTCCGGAACAGCAGCCAGCCGCGCGTCCGAGTGATTTCGGCCTTCAGCACTTTGCCGTGTATGTTGATGATTTTGCGCAGGCTATCGCCCGATTTACGGCGGCAGGCGGAGAAATGTTTACCGAACCCAAACCGCTGACGTTTCCCGATGAGCGCGGTGAAGGCAATGCGTTTTGCTACGGAAAAACGCCCTGGGGCTGCGTGATAGAATTAATTTCCTGGCCCTCTCCGATGCCCTACGAAAAATATATCCCGTTACGTCGCTGGAAACCGTAA
- a CDS encoding inorganic diphosphatase, producing MHLVKKIIAVSVLLSASVQAQNILEFPQPENNPEEFYAVTEIPAGGIIKYEN from the coding sequence ATGCATCTGGTTAAAAAAATCATCGCCGTCAGCGTTCTCCTTTCCGCCTCCGTACAGGCGCAAAACATTCTGGAATTCCCGCAGCCAGAAAATAATCCCGAAGAATTCTATGCCGTTACCGAGATCCCGGCGGGCGGCATTATCAAATACGAAAACTGA
- the maeA_2 gene encoding malate dehydrogenase: MDDILQNVPNHNIKVIVVTDGERILGLGDQGIGGDGYSNR, translated from the coding sequence ATGGATGACATTCTGCAAAACGTGCCAAACCACAACATCAAAGTGATCGTAGTGACGGATGGCGAACGTATTTTGGGTCTCGGCGATCAGGGTATCGGCGGGGATGGGTATTCCAATCGGTAA
- the yheS_3 gene encoding ABC transporter, with the protein MPCWRNSPAIERDSLRWKAETLLATMGFTAPDMALHSATLSGGQHTRLLLARALISDPDLLLLDEPSNHLDLPTMLWLEQFLQNWSGSFVLVSHDRQLLDAVTNGSWILRDKTLHAFALPCTAARQALAERDESDALRHKAEQKEIDRVAASAKRLATWGKVYDNEDLARKAKQMEKQVERLKESQTDLTVGSPWTLTLRGDALRADRLLEMQHLAVPPAPGLTPLFNVDIARLKSGDRIAIMGRNGCGKSSLMKLIWRQFTAGQDTDELKIHPRVTLGYYDQTLHQLPDDALLLDALEPFAPDPQVRKMALISAGFPWARHEQKVSTLSGGERSRLLFVGLTLAHYSLLMLDEPTNHLDMEGKEALADTLQQFEGGVLLVSHDRQLIRQSCNRFWLVEDGKLSEWHDADAVFERLRESSGLKPIATSRSVEEDRLPECDDLLERLVTLESLLAEDLARKPKHQKPQLQEQWRKEIKILEAQM; encoded by the coding sequence ATGCCGTGCTGGCGCAACTCCCCGGCGATTGAGCGCGATAGCCTGCGCTGGAAGGCAGAAACGCTGCTGGCGACAATGGGTTTCACTGCGCCCGATATGGCGCTGCACTCCGCGACGTTAAGCGGCGGACAACATACGCGTCTGCTGCTGGCTCGCGCGCTAATTAGCGATCCCGATCTGCTGTTATTGGATGAACCGAGCAATCACCTTGATCTCCCCACCATGCTGTGGCTGGAGCAGTTTTTGCAGAACTGGTCCGGTAGCTTCGTGCTGGTTTCCCACGACAGGCAATTGCTTGATGCCGTCACCAACGGAAGCTGGATTTTGCGCGATAAAACGCTGCACGCCTTCGCGCTGCCCTGCACTGCGGCACGTCAGGCGCTGGCGGAACGAGACGAAAGCGACGCCCTGCGGCATAAAGCGGAGCAAAAGGAGATTGATCGTGTTGCGGCGAGCGCAAAACGGCTGGCGACCTGGGGCAAGGTCTACGACAACGAAGATCTGGCCCGCAAAGCCAAACAGATGGAAAAACAGGTCGAGCGCTTAAAGGAGAGTCAGACCGATCTCACCGTGGGCAGCCCGTGGACGCTCACGCTCAGAGGTGATGCGCTGCGCGCGGATCGCTTGCTGGAGATGCAACATCTTGCCGTTCCACCTGCGCCTGGGTTAACGCCTCTGTTTAACGTTGACATTGCCCGGCTAAAAAGCGGCGATCGCATCGCGATTATGGGGCGCAATGGCTGCGGTAAATCTTCGCTGATGAAGCTTATCTGGCGACAATTTACCGCCGGGCAAGACACGGATGAGCTGAAAATCCACCCGCGTGTCACGCTGGGGTATTACGACCAGACGCTGCATCAGCTGCCGGATGACGCGCTGCTGCTGGACGCACTTGAACCGTTCGCGCCCGATCCGCAGGTCCGCAAAATGGCGCTGATTAGCGCAGGTTTTCCGTGGGCGCGACACGAGCAAAAAGTCTCAACGCTCAGCGGTGGCGAACGTTCACGTCTGCTGTTTGTCGGACTCACGCTTGCCCACTACAGCCTGCTGATGCTTGACGAGCCGACCAACCACCTGGATATGGAAGGTAAAGAGGCGCTGGCCGACACGCTGCAACAGTTTGAGGGCGGCGTGCTGCTGGTGAGTCATGACCGGCAGTTAATCCGTCAAAGCTGTAATCGATTCTGGCTGGTCGAGGATGGAAAACTGAGCGAATGGCACGATGCCGACGCGGTCTTTGAACGGCTGCGCGAAAGCAGCGGCCTGAAACCGATCGCCACGTCGCGATCTGTTGAAGAGGATCGCCTGCCGGAATGCGACGATCTGCTTGAACGGCTGGTGACGCTCGAATCGTTGCTGGCGGAGGATTTGGCGCGTAAGCCGAAGCATCAAAAACCTCAGCTTCAGGAACAGTGGCGAAAGGAGATTAAAATTCTGGAAGCCCAGATGTAA
- the maeA_5 gene encoding NAD-dependent malic enzyme produces the protein MSASETLAQHSPLVKNGEGLVLPELKDIHIVSRAIAFAVGKMAQQQGVAVKTSADALQQAIDENFWMPEYRSYRRTSI, from the coding sequence ATGTCGGCAAGCGAAACGCTGGCGCAGCACTCACCGCTGGTGAAAAATGGTGAAGGACTGGTTCTGCCGGAACTCAAAGATATTCACATCGTGTCGCGAGCCATTGCCTTTGCCGTCGGCAAAATGGCGCAGCAGCAGGGCGTGGCGGTGAAGACCTCTGCCGATGCGTTGCAGCAAGCGATCGACGAAAACTTCTGGATGCCGGAATACCGCAGCTATCGTCGTACCTCGATTTAA
- a CDS encoding biofilm-dependent modulation protein, whose protein sequence is MFTHYSANTQSAQPDLVHAIEQALRAEHGAVTEDDILMELTRWVEAADNDILSDIYQQTINYVVSGQHATLS, encoded by the coding sequence ATGTTTACTCATTACTCAGCAAATACGCAATCCGCACAACCGGACCTCGTTCACGCCATTGAACAAGCCCTGCGCGCCGAACACGGCGCGGTCACTGAAGATGACATTTTAATGGAACTGACCCGTTGGGTCGAAGCCGCGGACAATGACATCCTCAGTGATATTTATCAGCAGACCATTAACTACGTCGTGAGTGGTCAGCACGCAACCTTGTCATAA
- the rpsV gene encoding 30S ribosomal subunit S22: MKSNRQARHILGLNYKLSNKRKVVIEGSNETVVTHASGRKRHADK; encoded by the coding sequence ATGAAATCGAACCGTCAGGCACGTCATATTCTGGGACTGAACTACAAGCTCTCCAACAAACGTAAAGTGGTGATCGAGGGCAGCAACGAAACGGTAGTCACCCATGCGTCCGGCAGAAAACGTCACGCAGATAAATAA
- the maeA_3 gene encoding NAD-dependent malic enzyme — protein MGWRHPRVTDDEYYQFVDDFIQAVKHRWPDVLLQFEDFAQKNAMPLLNRYRDEICSFNDDIQGTAAVTAGTLIAASRAAGSQLSYQKIVFLGAGSAGCGIAEQIIAQTQREGLSEELARSRVFMVDRFGLLTDAMPNLLPFQTKTGAKARKPEKLGHR, from the coding sequence ATGGGCTGGCGTCACCCGCGCGTAACGGACGACGAGTATTACCAGTTCGTCGATGATTTCATCCAGGCGGTTAAACATCGCTGGCCGGATGTTCTGTTGCAGTTCGAAGATTTTGCGCAGAAAAACGCGATGCCGCTGCTCAACCGCTATCGCGATGAAATTTGCTCGTTCAACGACGATATTCAGGGTACCGCGGCGGTTACCGCCGGGACGCTGATCGCCGCCAGCCGCGCGGCGGGCAGCCAGCTGAGCTATCAAAAAATTGTCTTCCTCGGTGCGGGTTCTGCGGGATGTGGTATTGCAGAGCAGATCATCGCCCAGACTCAGCGCGAGGGGTTAAGCGAAGAGCTGGCGCGTTCACGCGTCTTTATGGTTGACCGTTTTGGCCTGCTGACGGATGCCATGCCGAACCTGTTGCCGTTCCAGACCAAAACTGGTGCAAAAGCGCGAAAACCTGAAAAACTGGGACACCGATAA
- the osmC gene encoding OsmC family protein, which yields MTIHKHGSAHWSGDIKRGKGTVSTESGVLNQQPYGFNTRFEGEKGTNPEELIGAAHAACFSMALSLMLGESGYTADSIDTTADVSLDKTDSGFAISKIALQSKVTVPGIDPKQFDGIIQKAKAGCPVSQVLKAEITLDYKLN from the coding sequence ATGACGATTCATAAGCACGGTTCAGCACACTGGTCTGGCGACATTAAGCGCGGCAAAGGTACGGTTTCAACGGAAAGCGGCGTTTTGAATCAGCAGCCCTACGGCTTTAATACCCGTTTTGAGGGTGAAAAAGGGACGAACCCGGAAGAGTTGATTGGCGCGGCACACGCGGCCTGTTTCTCGATGGCGCTTTCGCTGATGCTCGGTGAATCAGGGTATACCGCAGATTCCATCGATACCACAGCGGATGTTTCCCTCGACAAAACCGACAGCGGATTTGCCATCAGCAAAATTGCGTTGCAAAGCAAAGTGACGGTTCCAGGCATTGATCCGAAACAGTTTGACGGCATTATCCAGAAAGCCAAGGCGGGATGCCCGGTTTCTCAGGTACTGAAAGCGGAAATCACGCTGGATTACAAACTGAACTAA
- the maeA_4 gene encoding NAD-dependent malic enzyme, with amino-acid sequence MQKRENLKNWDTDNEVLSLLDVVRNVKPDILIGVSGQTGLFTEEIIREMHKHCARPIVMPLSNPTSRVEATPQDIIAWTEGNALVATGSPFDPVIWKDKTLPHRSVQQLLHLPGYWPGGDCLRRVAHHR; translated from the coding sequence GTGCAAAAGCGCGAAAACCTGAAAAACTGGGACACCGATAATGAGGTGCTCTCCCTTCTGGACGTCGTGCGTAACGTCAAGCCCGATATCCTGATTGGCGTGTCCGGCCAGACCGGATTATTCACCGAAGAAATCATTCGCGAAATGCACAAGCACTGCGCGCGTCCGATCGTGATGCCGCTGTCTAACCCGACGTCGCGTGTCGAAGCCACGCCGCAGGACATTATCGCCTGGACCGAAGGCAACGCGCTGGTCGCCACCGGCAGCCCGTTTGACCCGGTCATCTGGAAAGACAAAACTCTACCCCATCGCTCAGTGCAACAACTCCTACATCTTCCCGGGTATTGGCCTGGGGGTGATTGCCTCCGGCGCGTCGCGCATCACCGATGA